A region of Streptomyces deccanensis DNA encodes the following proteins:
- a CDS encoding VOC family protein, with protein MALVQAGFVVLDCAEPEKLAVFYKELLDARETDATANRVEIEGACGTRMAFRRDVNAVPPSWPRPENSLQAHLDFYVEDLDEAERLIVSLGGRPVDTKEASGPFEERGYSDPAGHSFTLRREHPTAPKQG; from the coding sequence ATGGCACTGGTACAGGCGGGTTTCGTGGTGCTGGACTGCGCCGAGCCGGAGAAGCTCGCGGTGTTCTACAAGGAGCTGCTCGACGCGCGGGAGACGGACGCGACCGCCAACCGCGTCGAGATCGAGGGCGCGTGCGGTACCCGGATGGCGTTCCGCCGGGACGTCAACGCCGTCCCGCCCAGCTGGCCCCGCCCCGAGAACTCCCTCCAGGCCCATCTCGACTTCTACGTCGAGGACCTCGACGAGGCCGAGCGGCTGATCGTCTCCCTGGGCGGACGGCCCGTCGACACCAAGGAGGCCAGCGGCCCCTTCGAGGAACGCGGCTACTCCGACCCGGCCGGCCACTCCTTCACCCTCCGCCGCGAACACCCGACGGCCCCGAAGCAGGGCTAG
- a CDS encoding GNAT family N-acetyltransferase — protein sequence MSEPEVSEPEVIVRRARAEDVPGIVVSSSLLFAEDGGERDPSLNVDWPRLHGTEAFTAALQDPGRLLLAAVCDGEVVGHLSGAMSGPTAMRPVGSATLMALYVRPEHRRARVGARLVDAFLAWAREGGAAHAEVTASAGNADGIRFYEREEFRPQAVTLRLNL from the coding sequence ATGAGTGAGCCAGAGGTGAGTGAGCCAGAGGTGATCGTGCGGCGGGCCCGCGCCGAGGACGTGCCGGGGATCGTCGTCTCCAGCTCCCTGCTCTTCGCCGAGGACGGTGGCGAGCGGGACCCGAGCCTGAACGTGGACTGGCCGCGCCTGCACGGCACCGAGGCCTTCACAGCCGCCCTCCAGGACCCGGGCAGACTGCTGCTGGCCGCCGTGTGCGACGGTGAGGTGGTCGGCCATCTGTCGGGAGCGATGTCCGGCCCCACCGCCATGCGGCCCGTCGGATCGGCGACCCTCATGGCGCTGTACGTGCGGCCCGAACACCGGCGGGCCCGGGTCGGGGCCCGGCTGGTCGACGCCTTCCTGGCGTGGGCGCGAGAGGGGGGTGCGGCGCACGCGGAGGTGACCGCCTCGGCGGGCAACGCGGACGGCATCCGGTTCTACGAGCGGGAGGAGTTCCGTCCCCAGGCGGTCACGCTGCGGCTGAACCTGTAG
- a CDS encoding TetR/AcrR family transcriptional regulator, whose protein sequence is MTPGEPRPAHEPRPAQEPRATEDPRASRTRARLREALLDECARHPLHEVSVAALVRRAGVGRATFYVHYPDLEALAVDACADVVREAVEALHAWRGRPDPVRAPAALPEFFAGLAPHAALYRALLLPGGGGPLGRVLHRDLRAYSLRERELAGAADAPLVASAVAATFAGVLADWLHGLLDGTPREIADQAWQLLVALHRSR, encoded by the coding sequence ATGACCCCCGGGGAGCCCCGGCCCGCACACGAGCCCCGGCCCGCGCAGGAGCCCCGGGCCACGGAGGATCCCCGGGCCTCCCGCACCCGGGCCAGGCTGCGGGAGGCCCTCCTCGACGAGTGCGCCCGGCACCCGCTGCACGAGGTCAGCGTGGCCGCGCTGGTCCGCCGGGCGGGGGTCGGCCGGGCCACGTTCTACGTGCACTACCCCGACCTGGAGGCGCTGGCCGTCGACGCCTGCGCCGATGTCGTACGGGAGGCCGTGGAGGCGCTGCACGCCTGGCGTGGGCGCCCCGACCCGGTGCGGGCGCCGGCCGCCCTGCCGGAGTTCTTCGCCGGTCTCGCACCGCACGCCGCCCTGTACCGCGCGCTGCTCCTGCCCGGTGGCGGTGGGCCGCTCGGCCGGGTCCTGCACCGGGACCTGCGCGCCTACAGCCTGCGCGAGCGCGAGCTCGCGGGGGCCGCGGACGCCCCGCTGGTGGCGTCCGCCGTGGCGGCCACCTTCGCGGGCGTCCTCGCCGACTGGCTGCACGGCCTCCTCGACGGCACCCCGCGGGAGATCGCCGACCAGGCGTGGCAGCTGCTGGTCGCCCTGCACCGCAGCCGCTGA
- a CDS encoding NAD(P)-dependent alcohol dehydrogenase: protein MSTTTRAAVVESGGAPFTLSEVVLDQPAQGEVLVRMVAAGLCHTDLGVASGGLPFPLPGVLGHEGAGVVEAVGPGVTTVAPGDHVVLSFTSCGGCQNCRDGHPAYCATWLPLNLLGGRRADGTSTISRDGQDLGGHFFGQSSFAERALVDERGLVKVDPDVPLDSIAPLGCGVQTGVGAVWNVLEPRPGSTVVVLGAGAVGLSAVMAANLTPATTVVAVDKVGERLELAKELGATHTVNASEVADLTEAIMEITGGRGADGVVETTGSVFVLRKGVDALAARGTLVIVGAPPFGTEVSLDVNGMLGGKRVVGLTLGDNEIQTAIPVLVQLVKEGKLPLDRLISRYKFEDIDQAVADMSGGKSIKPVLTF, encoded by the coding sequence ATGTCCACCACCACACGTGCCGCCGTGGTCGAGTCCGGGGGCGCTCCCTTCACCCTTTCCGAGGTCGTCCTCGACCAGCCGGCGCAGGGCGAGGTCCTGGTCCGCATGGTCGCGGCCGGGCTCTGCCACACCGACCTGGGCGTCGCGAGCGGCGGGCTGCCCTTCCCGCTGCCCGGCGTGCTGGGCCACGAGGGTGCCGGTGTCGTCGAGGCCGTCGGCCCGGGCGTCACCACCGTCGCGCCGGGCGACCACGTCGTGCTGTCCTTCACCTCCTGCGGCGGTTGCCAGAACTGCCGCGACGGCCACCCGGCTTACTGCGCCACCTGGCTCCCGCTGAACCTGCTCGGGGGCCGCCGCGCCGACGGCACCAGCACCATCAGCCGGGACGGCCAGGACCTCGGCGGCCACTTCTTCGGCCAGTCCTCCTTCGCCGAGCGGGCCCTGGTCGACGAGCGCGGCCTCGTCAAGGTCGACCCGGACGTACCGCTCGACTCCATCGCCCCGCTCGGCTGCGGCGTCCAGACCGGCGTCGGCGCCGTCTGGAACGTGCTGGAGCCCCGGCCGGGCAGCACCGTCGTGGTCCTCGGCGCCGGAGCCGTCGGCCTCTCCGCCGTGATGGCGGCCAACCTGACCCCCGCGACCACGGTCGTCGCCGTGGACAAGGTCGGCGAACGCCTGGAACTGGCGAAGGAACTGGGCGCCACCCACACGGTGAACGCGAGCGAGGTCGCCGACCTCACCGAGGCGATCATGGAGATCACCGGCGGCCGGGGCGCCGACGGCGTCGTCGAGACCACCGGCAGCGTCTTCGTGCTCCGCAAGGGCGTCGACGCCCTCGCCGCGCGCGGCACCCTCGTCATCGTGGGCGCCCCGCCGTTCGGCACCGAGGTCTCCCTCGACGTCAACGGCATGCTCGGCGGCAAGCGCGTCGTCGGCCTCACCCTCGGCGACAACGAGATCCAGACCGCCATCCCGGTCCTCGTCCAGCTCGTCAAGGAGGGCAAGCTTCCGCTCGACCGGCTGATCAGCCGCTACAAGTTCGAGGACATCGACCAGGCGGTCGCCGACATGAGCGGCGGCAAGAGCATCAAGCCGGTGCTCACCTTCTGA
- a CDS encoding DUF1304 domain-containing protein: MEILANVLVALVALLHAYILVMEMFLWQKKPGMSFHGLDAEMARRTASLAANQGLYNGFLAAGLVWGLIADDPTGYRAQIFFLSCVIVAGVYGAATANRRILVAQALPGALALAAVLVAG, translated from the coding sequence ATGGAGATCCTGGCGAACGTGCTGGTCGCGCTGGTGGCCCTGCTGCACGCGTACATCCTGGTGATGGAGATGTTCCTGTGGCAGAAGAAGCCGGGGATGTCCTTCCACGGGCTGGACGCCGAGATGGCGCGGCGGACCGCCTCGCTCGCCGCCAACCAGGGCCTCTACAACGGCTTCCTCGCCGCCGGCCTGGTGTGGGGCCTGATCGCCGACGACCCCACCGGCTACCGGGCGCAGATCTTCTTCCTGTCCTGTGTGATCGTCGCGGGCGTGTACGGCGCCGCCACCGCCAACCGCCGCATCCTCGTCGCCCAGGCGCTGCCCGGCGCGCTCGCCCTGGCCGCCGTCCTCGTCGCCGGATGA